The Episyrphus balteatus chromosome 4, idEpiBalt1.1, whole genome shotgun sequence genome includes a window with the following:
- the LOC129919713 gene encoding DNA-directed RNA polymerases I, II, and III subunit RPABC4 has product MSETQSSKDTVLKTAMTYICGECHHENEMRPRDPIRCRECGYRIMYKKRTKRLVVFDAR; this is encoded by the exons aaacTCAGAGCTCTAAAGATACTGTTTTAAAAACAGCAATGACTTATATTTGCGGTG AATGCCATCACGAAAACGAAATGCGTCCTAGAGATCCCATTCGATGCCGTGAATGTGGTTACAGAATAATGTACAAGAAACGTACAAAGCGAT TGGTTGTATTTGATGCGCGCTAA